The following proteins are encoded in a genomic region of uncultured Methanobrevibacter sp.:
- a CDS encoding cyclophilin-like fold protein produces the protein MQINIRLVLIIFLTGVITCSAAGAEDMSDDIVKVKVNNSTFDVKLENNSATAELLNALKKQNITVEAADYGNFEKVGSLGFSLPTSDENIQTSPGDIVLYQGNQISLFYDSHSWSYTKLGKIQNVDAAQLKDVLGSGDVTLEFSLK, from the coding sequence ATGCAAATTAATATCCGATTAGTGCTTATCATATTTTTAACTGGTGTAATAACATGCTCTGCGGCAGGTGCTGAAGATATGTCTGATGATATTGTTAAAGTTAAAGTAAACAATTCCACATTTGATGTTAAACTGGAAAATAATTCTGCAACTGCGGAATTGCTCAATGCTCTAAAAAAACAAAATATAACTGTTGAAGCTGCGGATTATGGTAATTTTGAAAAGGTAGGAAGCTTAGGCTTTTCACTGCCAACCAGTGATGAAAATATTCAAACATCCCCCGGAGACATTGTACTGTATCAGGGAAACCAAATCTCTTTGTTCTATGACAGCCATTCATGGAGTTATACAAAACTCGGCAAAATACAGAATGTTGATGCCGCACAACTTAAAGATGTTTTGGGTTCCGGAGATGTTACACTGGAATTCAGTTTAAAATAA
- a CDS encoding ATP-binding cassette domain-containing protein encodes MYQDMIIIRGARVHNLKNVDVDIPLGKIVAVSGVSGSGKSSLALGVLYSEGSRRYLDALSTYTRRRISQSQKAQVDMIQYVPAALALHQRPNVPNIRSTFGTSTELLNSLRLLYSRCGNYTCPNGHFLEPTLSVARDIPIKCPECGVEFWGLGAEEYAFNSDGACPTCSGTGYIRDVDTSKLVSDENKTLEEGAVDAWNQFGISWMYHVAGELGVRINVPFKDLTDEEKDIVYNGPAVKKYINIPSKNGKLFELNAEYRNAHKAIEEALRNAKTEKGLTKINKFLTTKVCSDCEGTRLNSKARETLFGGLNLPQACQMNLKELVSWIPEVIKELPDGVREMALDISEEFMDNAKILLDLGLSYISLDRPSNTLSTGELQRVQIAKTLRNRTTGVLYVLDEPSIGLHPNNVDGLINVIKRLVEDGNSIILVDHDTKILSIADYMIEMGPEAGACGGNIIAKGTLDEIKANPSSQIAPFLTNSEEIIIRDKSQNIFENGEINIKTSQIHNVQEMDVKIPKGKLTVVSGVSGSGKTTLLLEALYPSVKAYINDEDLPDGVKDIDCEGIKKIDLIDSVPIGKNVRSTVATYSKVLDDLRREFAKLTDEYKMADFSYNTGKLRCETCNGTGHVSMDVQFLPDVEMTCPDCNGLRYGRKVDEITYNGLSIADIMSLTIDEALEELFELKKVTSKLQKLSDLGLGYLTLGEATPSLSGGEAQRLKLASEIGKSQKNSIFIFDEPTIGLHPLDVKVLIDVFDNLIGKGATVIVIEHDLDLIANADYIIDIGIGEDYSAGEILAEGSLKEIINSKNSLTGKYLAEKELL; translated from the coding sequence ATGTACCAAGATATGATAATAATTAGGGGCGCCAGAGTTCATAATCTCAAAAATGTTGATGTGGACATTCCTCTTGGAAAAATCGTTGCAGTCAGCGGCGTTTCCGGAAGCGGTAAATCCTCTCTGGCATTGGGCGTATTATATTCTGAGGGTTCTCGCAGATATTTGGATGCATTGTCAACTTATACTCGGCGTAGAATTTCACAATCTCAAAAAGCTCAGGTTGATATGATTCAGTATGTTCCGGCAGCTTTGGCATTGCATCAGAGACCAAATGTTCCAAATATACGTTCTACATTCGGAACATCAACTGAACTTTTAAATTCATTAAGATTATTGTATTCAAGATGCGGAAATTATACATGTCCAAACGGCCATTTCCTGGAGCCGACTTTAAGTGTCGCCCGTGATATTCCAATAAAATGCCCGGAATGTGGTGTGGAATTCTGGGGATTGGGTGCTGAGGAATATGCATTCAACTCCGATGGTGCCTGTCCGACATGCAGCGGAACAGGTTATATCCGGGATGTCGATACTTCAAAATTAGTTTCAGATGAAAACAAAACCCTTGAAGAAGGTGCAGTTGATGCATGGAACCAGTTTGGTATTTCCTGGATGTATCATGTAGCAGGTGAGCTGGGAGTCAGGATAAATGTGCCGTTTAAGGATCTGACTGATGAGGAAAAGGATATAGTTTATAATGGTCCTGCAGTTAAAAAATACATTAACATTCCTTCTAAAAACGGCAAGTTATTTGAACTGAATGCCGAATATCGTAATGCTCATAAAGCTATTGAAGAAGCTTTAAGAAATGCAAAAACCGAAAAAGGACTAACTAAGATTAATAAATTCCTAACAACTAAAGTATGCAGCGACTGTGAAGGTACCAGATTAAATTCAAAAGCACGTGAAACTTTGTTTGGCGGATTGAATCTCCCTCAGGCATGTCAAATGAACTTAAAAGAACTTGTTTCATGGATTCCTGAAGTTATAAAAGAATTGCCGGATGGTGTTCGAGAAATGGCTTTGGATATTTCTGAGGAATTTATGGACAATGCAAAAATATTGCTTGATTTAGGATTAAGCTATATTTCACTGGACAGGCCTTCAAACACTCTTTCTACCGGTGAACTGCAGAGGGTTCAAATTGCAAAAACCCTGAGAAACCGTACAACCGGGGTACTCTATGTTTTGGATGAACCTTCCATAGGTCTTCATCCTAACAATGTTGACGGGCTAATCAATGTCATAAAAAGACTGGTTGAAGATGGAAATTCAATTATTCTGGTTGATCATGATACAAAAATTTTAAGCATTGCAGATTATATGATTGAAATGGGACCTGAAGCAGGTGCTTGCGGTGGAAATATCATAGCTAAAGGAACTCTTGATGAAATCAAGGCAAATCCATCATCTCAAATCGCTCCATTTTTAACAAACTCTGAGGAAATCATCATAAGAGATAAATCACAGAATATCTTTGAAAACGGTGAAATCAATATCAAAACTTCTCAGATTCACAATGTGCAGGAGATGGATGTTAAAATTCCGAAAGGCAAATTAACTGTAGTCAGCGGAGTTTCAGGAAGCGGCAAAACAACACTGCTTCTTGAAGCATTATATCCTTCAGTTAAAGCATACATCAACGATGAAGATTTGCCTGACGGAGTTAAAGATATTGACTGTGAAGGCATTAAAAAAATAGACTTGATTGACAGTGTTCCAATCGGAAAAAACGTAAGAAGCACTGTTGCAACTTACTCCAAGGTTCTTGATGATTTAAGACGTGAATTTGCCAAGTTAACTGATGAATATAAAATGGCTGACTTTTCATACAATACCGGAAAATTGAGATGTGAAACCTGCAATGGCACAGGGCACGTTTCCATGGATGTGCAGTTCCTTCCTGATGTCGAAATGACCTGTCCGGACTGTAATGGTCTTAGATATGGCCGAAAAGTTGATGAAATAACATATAACGGTTTGTCTATAGCAGACATTATGAGTCTCACTATTGATGAAGCATTAGAGGAGCTGTTTGAGCTTAAAAAAGTCACATCTAAACTGCAGAAACTCTCTGATTTAGGATTGGGTTATCTCACATTGGGTGAAGCCACTCCGAGTTTGTCAGGTGGTGAAGCACAAAGGCTGAAACTGGCTTCTGAAATTGGAAAATCCCAGAAAAATTCAATATTCATCTTTGATGAACCGACAATAGGTCTTCATCCGTTGGATGTAAAGGTTTTAATAGATGTCTTTGATAATCTGATTGGCAAGGGAGCTACTGTTATTGTAATTGAGCATGACCTGGATTTAATAGCAAATGCAGATTACATTATTGATATTGGAATTGGTGAAGATTACAGTGCAGGTGAAATACTTGCCGAAGGCAGTCTGAAAGAAATTATAAATTCTAAAAATAGTTTAACAGGCAAATATCTGGCTGAAAAAGAACTGCTGTGA
- a CDS encoding histidine kinase dimerization/phosphoacceptor domain -containing protein, translating into MHIKRKFRELEKVEEVRVYNFNQVELLQDAPQVLKPEKVRFSNVMKHVPSDINVFLPIDDGEDFIVERVGWSILERANANLIDVEGRKLSQVSPFYNEVFHDALKEVYETKETKAMRVFYYNSDRVSNIANIHITSDENEIYLISDIINKVDKEKSIEEQKREEDENKASMIEYFSQTGSYYKTRDEFTWTPGIYNIINRSREPNDAFYNIIFDLVIPEDKPLVEELLETMSPETDTYENIIRIKTPGGHIKYLDTYLYSKFDENGDELSHYGLFKDVSVDSHKHMTRPVDFMLNGFNHNTKLSLLVEPLSKRYEFSEGFYRMVEIPKTEYVHSKSIINNIAEEEVREQLKKLINNEINEVNVIFTYYVNGDENNQKICELFIEKFQYGNKSHSIGFLTDITYARKKQQELMESNATKNILIKEVHHRVKNNLQVLNSFLNLERRAYKNDPNTILDNMQARLASLALLHEKTYNTDDFININLNDYMHDQDDTLHSLFIAKDINFESEIDPQIHLSMDVITPLLLIVDELTMNAIKHAFPDPEMPNKTISKEINYIDEHICELILKDNGVGLKNPESLINHNLGWEIINNLTRQINGELEILDCDVGTGFRIIFPINFDHSLDEYYEKTAGDLNEN; encoded by the coding sequence ATGCATATTAAAAGGAAATTTAGGGAACTTGAAAAAGTCGAAGAGGTGAGGGTTTACAATTTCAACCAAGTTGAACTCCTTCAAGACGCTCCCCAAGTCCTGAAGCCCGAAAAAGTTCGATTCAGTAATGTTATGAAGCATGTGCCTTCAGACATAAATGTTTTCTTGCCAATTGATGACGGTGAAGACTTTATTGTCGAACGTGTGGGTTGGAGCATTCTAGAAAGAGCCAATGCAAATTTAATTGATGTTGAAGGCCGTAAATTAAGTCAAGTATCACCATTTTATAATGAAGTATTCCATGATGCTCTAAAAGAAGTTTATGAAACTAAAGAAACAAAAGCAATGAGAGTATTTTATTATAACAGCGACAGAGTCAGCAATATTGCAAACATCCATATTACAAGTGATGAAAATGAGATTTACCTCATTTCAGATATCATTAACAAAGTGGATAAAGAAAAAAGCATAGAAGAACAGAAAAGGGAAGAAGATGAAAATAAAGCAAGCATGATTGAATACTTCTCCCAAACGGGAAGTTACTATAAAACCCGGGACGAATTTACATGGACACCAGGTATTTACAATATCATTAATCGTTCAAGAGAACCTAACGATGCGTTTTATAATATTATTTTTGATCTGGTCATCCCTGAAGATAAACCGTTAGTTGAAGAGCTTCTTGAAACTATGAGCCCTGAAACTGACACTTATGAAAATATTATCCGTATTAAAACTCCCGGAGGACATATAAAATATTTGGATACTTACTTATATTCTAAATTTGATGAAAACGGTGATGAACTAAGTCATTATGGTCTGTTTAAAGACGTTAGTGTGGATTCACATAAACATATGACCAGACCAGTTGATTTCATGTTAAACGGTTTTAACCACAATACCAAACTGTCACTGTTAGTAGAGCCATTAAGTAAAAGATATGAATTCAGTGAAGGCTTCTACAGGATGGTTGAAATTCCAAAAACAGAATATGTCCACAGCAAATCAATAATAAACAATATTGCTGAAGAGGAAGTCAGAGAACAACTTAAAAAGTTAATTAACAATGAAATAAATGAAGTAAATGTTATTTTTACATATTATGTGAACGGTGATGAAAACAATCAAAAAATCTGTGAACTGTTCATTGAAAAATTCCAATACGGAAATAAAAGCCACAGTATCGGATTTTTAACTGATATCACCTATGCTCGCAAAAAACAACAGGAACTGATGGAATCTAATGCCACCAAAAATATTTTAATTAAAGAAGTGCATCACAGGGTTAAAAATAACCTGCAGGTGCTAAACAGTTTCCTTAATCTGGAAAGAAGAGCATATAAAAACGATCCTAACACTATTTTAGACAATATGCAGGCACGTTTAGCTTCACTGGCACTGCTCCATGAAAAGACATACAACACAGATGATTTCATCAACATCAATCTTAATGATTACATGCATGACCAGGATGATACCCTACATTCACTTTTCATTGCAAAAGACATTAACTTTGAATCAGAAATAGACCCGCAAATTCATCTGTCAATGGATGTAATTACCCCATTGCTATTAATAGTTGATGAACTTACAATGAATGCAATAAAACATGCATTCCCAGACCCTGAAATGCCTAACAAGACCATTTCCAAAGAAATCAACTATATTGATGAACATATATGTGAATTAATCCTAAAAGATAATGGAGTAGGTCTTAAAAATCCGGAATCATTAATTAATCATAATTTAGGATGGGAAATCATAAATAACTTAACAAGACAAATTAACGGAGAATTAGAAATATTAGATTGTGATGTGGGAACAGGTTTTAGAATCATATTTCCAATAAACTTTGATCATTCACTAGATGAATACTATGAGAAAACAGCAGGTGACTTAAATGAAAATTGA
- a CDS encoding adenylosuccinate synthetase — MTCSILVGGAWGDEGKGKCITYLCDNDKPDIIARAGVGPNAGHSVEFNGEKYGLRLTPSGFVHTDAKLMIGAGVLVNPDVLFNEFEKLKKYNVKERMCVDPRCAIISEDHMSRDKASEHLAKKIGSTGSGCGPANSDRVLRTIDLAKDIPELEEYITDVSLACNEAIDNGEDVFIEGSQGFALSLYYGTYPFVTSKDTTASTFAADVGVGPTKVDEVINVFKAYISRVGEGPFPTEMTQEEAESKGLEEYGVVTGRRRRIGYFDMELAKESCRINGATQIALTCVDRLFDCARVQNYDDLSGETKAFINDIQTETGVPVTIISTGPDLKDTIDLRKELL, encoded by the coding sequence ATGACTTGTAGTATTTTAGTTGGTGGAGCATGGGGTGATGAAGGTAAAGGAAAATGTATTACTTACCTTTGTGACAACGATAAACCTGATATTATTGCTCGTGCTGGTGTTGGACCGAATGCAGGGCATTCCGTTGAGTTTAACGGAGAAAAATATGGTTTAAGATTGACCCCATCAGGTTTTGTACATACTGATGCTAAACTCATGATCGGTGCGGGAGTTTTAGTCAATCCGGATGTATTATTTAATGAATTTGAAAAATTAAAAAAATATAATGTCAAAGAAAGAATGTGCGTTGATCCTAGATGCGCCATAATCAGCGAAGACCATATGTCAAGAGATAAGGCATCTGAACATTTGGCTAAAAAAATCGGAAGTACCGGTTCAGGCTGTGGACCTGCAAATTCAGACCGCGTATTAAGAACAATTGACCTTGCAAAAGACATTCCTGAACTTGAAGAATATATTACAGATGTTTCACTTGCATGTAATGAAGCGATTGACAACGGTGAAGATGTATTCATTGAAGGATCACAGGGTTTTGCTCTTTCACTTTACTACGGAACTTATCCTTTTGTAACAAGTAAAGACACCACTGCATCAACATTTGCTGCAGATGTAGGTGTAGGACCAACTAAAGTAGATGAAGTCATTAATGTATTTAAAGCTTATATTTCCCGTGTTGGTGAAGGTCCATTCCCAACAGAAATGACTCAGGAAGAAGCTGAAAGCAAAGGCCTTGAAGAATATGGTGTTGTAACCGGAAGACGTAGAAGAATCGGATACTTTGACATGGAACTTGCAAAAGAGTCCTGCAGAATCAACGGTGCAACTCAAATTGCTTTAACATGTGTTGACAGATTATTTGACTGTGCTCGTGTACAGAACTATGATGATTTGTCTGGCGAAACAAAAGCTTTCATTAATGATATCCAAACTGAAACCGGCGTACCTGTAACTATTATTTCAACAGGTCCGGATTTGAAAGATACAATTGATTTAAGAAAAGAATTGTTATAA